The following is a genomic window from candidate division TA06 bacterium.
TTCTCCGATACTGTTGCCGTCAACGCTCTGGCGCCAGGCGGCTCCGTTTCCCTGACGTTCGATCCCTGGACCGCCGGAACCTCGGGTGAGCAGTACGTTGTGAAGCTATGCTGCGCCATGGACAATGACGGCAACCGCGCCAACGACACGGTTTCCGCCGTTACCGTCTCCTTCCCCTACCGGAATAAGCTGAATTGCCCGTGGCGGACCAGCCCCATCGCAATAGACGGCGTGCTTTCCAACGGCGAATGGCCGGATACGGTCAAGATCGATGTCACCGACATTCTGGGACGAAACCTCCAAACGCCTCCGGCCGGGAGCGCGTTCCTGTACGCGGTCAACGATTCGTCGGCTTTGTATCTGGCGGTAGACGTGCCGTGGGATGCGAGCCTGGAAAGCGGCGACGCGCTCTATCTTTTTGTCGACGACGACGGCGACGGCGCCTGGGCCGGCGATAACAGCGAGGGCCGCTATATCCTGCAGTGGTCGGGCGCGGCCGACAGCCTGACATTCACGACGCTGCCGGCCGTTATCAATTCGGGCACCAGCGGTATCGCAAGAGCCGTCGGCATTGCGTCCGGGCATGCGCAATACGAGATGTCCATCCCTTTCGGCGGCGGGACAGGCAGCGATATCCGCAACGGGCCGGGCGGGATCGCAAAGATTCACCTGAGCTGGCAGGACGGCGCCGACAAAAACATCTATGCCTGGTGGCCGCAGGACATGGAATTACCCCAGGACGAGGATCCGGCGCATTACGGACGGCTGGTGCTGGCCGACGCCAGCGGCGTGGCCGAACAACTCCAGGGTACAGTGCTTTCCCCGGGCATATTCCGGCTTTGGAATTCGCCGAATCCGTTCGCAGTTCAAACCCGGATCAGCTACCAATTGCCGGCATCCGGGCAGGTCGAGTTAGGCATTTATAATGTGGCCGGACAACTGGTGAAGACGCTGATCGCCGGGTTCCAGCCGCCGGGGAAACATTCGGCCACCTGGAACAGCGCGGGCGTTTTCGCCGCCGGGGTTTACTTTTACCGGTTGAAATTCAACGGCCGCGAGCAGATAGGTAAAATGCTATTGATCAAATAATCAAAGCGGGCAAGAGAATGGTCTCCTGCCCGCCGTTCATCCCGCTGGTCTGCGAGCTGGCGCCCTGCCTGCCCAACCCGGCCAGCAAGAGCGCCATGCTGTCATTCCACCTGATAACGCCCGGCCCAACCTCCTTCAAGATATTTAGAGCTTATCCTCAAATAACAATTTGGGCATAAACGGCTGCAAAGCCGCCATACCACGTCACGCTCATTCACCGTATCGCTGCGAATACGCTTCACTCGCGTTCCTTGTCTGGCAGCTTTTCGCGCGTTTATGCTAACCCAAAGCTTATTTAAGGATAAACTCATAATCTGAACGGACAACAGGTGAGGACCCTGGTCACCACAGATTGCGGCGCCGGGGGTATGACCTGACGTGAGAGCTGCGAGACAATGCCGGGCGCCCCGTGACCACTGGAATATATATGTATACTCTGGAAAGCGGCACGTTCCATCATGATGAGAAGCAGATGATCGTGATCAAGTAATCCCGCCCGCATAGATCGTGCCG
Proteins encoded in this region:
- a CDS encoding T9SS type A sorting domain-containing protein — encoded protein: MRMVLLILFACAAIHPLQAAQGGPDAFGYRWIDSDEPAGPVYSWTEIRGLGTSPGAADDKSWLVALPQSFRFYGQIYDSVYICTNGFASFTSPDSTPLCPDITLPNPVPPNAALAPFWNDMDLGAAEKGQLYFYNDASSRRFIMEWDSAIRWGGSNRYSFQLVLCYDDSSVAFNYRTAGPGWQTDNNTGIGIEDQAGGAGLQISQSLLKDNYAVKFCNPPDSHDVRAAAEQPDWYVEPGSPAACRLRATNAGLFEESFPVQCFVYHNAALIFSDTVAVNALAPGGSVSLTFDPWTAGTSGEQYVVKLCCAMDNDGNRANDTVSAVTVSFPYRNKLNCPWRTSPIAIDGVLSNGEWPDTVKIDVTDILGRNLQTPPAGSAFLYAVNDSSALYLAVDVPWDASLESGDALYLFVDDDGDGAWAGDNSEGRYILQWSGAADSLTFTTLPAVINSGTSGIARAVGIASGHAQYEMSIPFGGGTGSDIRNGPGGIAKIHLSWQDGADKNIYAWWPQDMELPQDEDPAHYGRLVLADASGVAEQLQGTVLSPGIFRLWNSPNPFAVQTRISYQLPASGQVELGIYNVAGQLVKTLIAGFQPPGKHSATWNSAGVFAAGVYFYRLKFNGREQIGKMLLIK